A region from the Aricia agestis chromosome 12, ilAriAges1.1, whole genome shotgun sequence genome encodes:
- the LOC121732749 gene encoding glucose dehydrogenase [FAD, quinone]-like gives MEAAGVIAQFRGVQAAFATVAALLLTSHLFPPQAHVEDNEEFDFIVVGAGSAGAVVADRLSELPHYNVLVIEAGGDPPLESLTPSLYTYLARTAYDWNLTSEEEGSAHCAASARFPLTSGRVLGGGSSLNYLFYVRGAPADYDAWAAAAGDRAWAWPALLPYFLRSESLRSEALLCSPAARYHGTAGFHGVTREARPEAVRYLRAFGELHDVLPDINGDRSLGYTLQLYSIANGVRQTTAYTNLARCKGRTNLHVLKHTVVTEILFDELNNAVGVKTVVGGDRVVTLRARREVVVSAGALNTPKLLMLSGVGPRDHLESLNITVRSDLPVGHNYNDHILTYVGITLDDFNATAHPIDPTAQPFPTFAGYVALNSSQKYPDYQTFNHVIPSNSTGAYHSCAVSLSQDPEICENFLRAGKEKTTIFTAIALLHPKSRGRVSLRSADPADPPRVCTGTFAHEDDAETLARAAQDHLRVLDTAEFRRLNASLVDLRLRGCGAADARSREYWRCHVRRARSTMFHYSGTCALGAAQDHLRVLDTAEFRRLNASLVDLRLRGCGAADARSREYWRCHVRRARSTMFHYSGTCARAAQDHLRVLDTAEFRRLNASLVDLRLRGCGAADARSREYWRCHVRRARSTMFHYSGTCALGAVLDARLRVRGVGRLRVADASAMPALVGGNINAPVIALAEKAADIIKEDHCALPRSAPPSGPLAPLESAYNYNNEKRQHLRTIDKKNGNREQSTPVHAD, from the exons ATGGAGGCCGCCGGGGTGATAGCGCAGTTCCGCGGCGTGCAGGCCGCCTTCGCGACCGTCGCCGCTCTGCTGCTGACCTCACACCTGTTCCCGCCGCAGGCGCACGTCGAAG ACAACGAGGAGTTTGACTTCATCGTGGTGGGGGCGGGCAGCGCGGGCGCCGTCGTGGCGGACCGGCTGTCGGAGCTGCCGCACTACAACGTCCTCGTGATAGAGGCCGGCGGGGACCCACCGTTAGAGTCCCTG ACCCCGTCGCTATACACGTACCTGGCGCGCACGGCCTACGACTGGAACCTGACGTCGGAGGAGGAGGGCAGCGCGCACTGCGCCGCCAGCGCGCGCTTCCCGCTCACCAGCGGGCGCGTGCTGGGCGGCGGCAGCAGCCTCAACTACCTGTTCTACGTGCGCGGCGCGCCCGCCGACTACGACGCCTgggccgccgccgccggcgacCGCGCTTGGGCCTGGCCCGCACTGCTGCCCTACTTCCTGCGCAGTGAGAGCCTCCGCAGCGAGGCGCTGCTGTGCTCCCCGGCGGCCCGCTACCATGGCACGGCCGGTTTCCATGGCGTCACGAGGGAGGCGCGGCCCGAGGCGGTCCGCTACCTGCGGGCGTTTGGCGAGCTGCACGACGTGCTGCCGGACATCAACGGCGACCGCAGCCTGGGCTACACGCTACAGCTGTACAGCATCGCCAACGGCGTCCGGCAGACCACCGCCTACACGAACCTGGCTAGGTGCAAGGGCAGGACGAACCTGCACGTCCTCAAGCACACCGTCGTCACCGAGATCCTGTTCGACGAGCTAAACAACGCCGTCGGAGTGAAGACCGTCGTGGGCGGCGACCGCGTCGTCACTCTCCGGGCGCGGCGGGAGGTCGTCGTGTCGGCCGGCGCCCTCAACACGCCCAAGCTCCTGATGCTCTCCGGCGTCGGGCCCAGGGACCACCTGGAGTCCCTCAACATTACGGTTCGGAGCGATCTGCCCGTCGGGCACAATTACAACGACCACATATTAACTTACGTAGGTATCACATTAGACGATTTCAACGCGACCGCGCATCCCATAGACCCCACCGCTCAACCCTTTCCGACTTTCGCCGGCTACGTGGCGCTAAACTCGAGCCAAAAATATCCCGATTACCAAACCTTCAACCACGTTATTCCGAGTAATTCGACGGGCGCCTACCACTCGTGCGCGGTCAGCTTGTCGCAGGATCCGGAAATCTGCGAAAACTTCCTGAGAGCCGGGAAAGAAAAAACTACTATTTTCACCGCCATAGCCCTCCTGCACCCGAAGTCCCGCGGCAGGGTGAGCCTGCGCAGCGCGGACCCCGCGGATCCACCGCGCGTATGCACGGGCACGTTCGCGCACGAAGACGACGCGGAGACGCTTGCACGCGCGGCGCAGGACCACCTGCGCGTGCTGGACACGGCGGAGTTCCGGCGGCTGAACGCGTCGCTGGTGGACCTGCGGCTGCGCGGCTGCGGCGCGGCGGACGCGCGCAGCCGCGAGTACTGGCGCTGCCATGTGCGGCGCGCGCGATCCACCATGTTCCACTACAGCGGCACGTGCGCGCTGGGCGCGGCGCAGGACCACCTGCGCGTGCTGGACACGGCGGAGTTCCGGCGGCTGAACGCGTCGCTGGTGGACCTGCGGCTGCGCGGCTGCGGCGCGGCGGACGCGCGCAGCCGCGAGTACTGGCGCTGCCATGTGCGGCGCGCGCGATCCACCATGTTCCACTACAGCGGCACGTGCGCGCGCGCGGCGCAGGACCACCTGCGCGTGCTGGACACGGCGGAGTTCCGGCGGCTGAACGCGTCGCTGGTGGACCTGCGGCTGCGCGGCTGCGGCGCGGCGGACGCGCGCAGCCGCGAGTACTGGCGCTGCCATGTGCGGCGCGCGCGATCCACCATGTTCCACTACAGCGGCACGTGCGCGCTGGGCGCGGTGCTGGACGCGCGACTGCGCGTGCGCGGCGTGGGGAGGCTGCGCGTGGCGGACGCCAGTGCCATGCCCGCGCTGGTAGGCGGCAACATCAACGCGCCCGTTATCGCGCTCGCTGAGAAGGCTGCCGACATCATCAAGGAGGATCATTGCGCCCTGCCGCGTTCCGCCCCGCCCTCCGGCCCGCTGGCCCCTCTGGAGTCCGCTTACA ATTATAATAACGAAAAAAGGCAACATCTCAGGACGATCGACAAAAAGAATGGAAATCGGGAGCAGAGCACCCCCGTACACGCTGATTAA
- the LOC121732363 gene encoding glucose dehydrogenase [FAD, quinone]-like, whose translation MDVSAVLAAMHGTQAALAVLSALALTAHLFPPHAQVADNEEFDFIVVGAGSAGAVVAERLSELPHYNVLVIEAGGDPPIESLTPSLYTYLARTAYDWNLTSEEEGSAHCAASAHFPLTSGRVLGGGSSLNYLFYVRGAPADYDAWAAAAGDRAWAWPALLPYFLRSESLRSETLLRSPAARYHGTAGFHGVTREARPEAVRYLRAFGELHDVLPDINGDRSLGYTLQLYSIADGVRQTTAYTNLARCKGRTNLHVLKHTVVTEILFDELNNAVGVKTVVGGDRVVTLRARREVVVSAGALNTPKLLMLSGVGPRDHLESLNITVRSDLPVGHNYNDHIVTFTSVELDDDEVKDRPVDPATQPLPAFTGYVALHSGQTYPDYQAINYIVPKRSPAPAQFCAFALSQDPSICQSLLEASRKTTLLSVIALLHPKSRGRVSLRSADSADPPRVCTGTFAHEDDAETLARAAQDHLRVLETAEFRRLNASLVDLRLRGCGAADARSREYWRCHVRRARSTMFHYSGTCALGAVLDARLRVRGVGRLRVADASAMPALVGGNINAPVIALAEKAADIIKEDHAAVSSAFDFSSIKMFAAPLY comes from the exons ATGGATGTGTCCGCGGTGCTGGCGGCGATGCACGGCACGCAGGCGGCGCTGGCCGTCCTCAGCGCGCTTGCGCTCACCGCGCACCTATTCCCGCCGCACGCGCAAGTCGCCG ACAACGAGGAGTTTGACTTCATCGTGGTGGGGGCGGGCAGCGCGGGTGCCGTTGTGGCGGAGCGGCTGTCGGAGCTGCCACACTACAACGTCCTCGTGATAGAGGCCGGCGGGGACCCACCGATAGAGTCCCTG ACCCCGTCGCTATACACGTACCTGGCGCGCACGGCCTACGACTGGAACCTGACGTCGGAGGAGGAGGGCAGCGCGCACTGCGCCGCCAGCGCGCACTTCCCGCTCACCAGCGGGCGCGTGCTGGGTGGCGGCAGCAGCCTCAACTACCTGTTCTACGTGCGTGGCGCGCCCGCCGACTACGACGCCTgggccgccgccgccggcgacCGCGCTTGGGCCTGGCCCGCACTGCTGCCCTACTTCCTGCGCAGCGAGAGCCTCCGCAGCGAGACATTGCTGCGCTCTCCGGCCGCCCGCTACCACGGCACGGCCGGCTTCCACGGCGTCACGAGGGAGGCGCGGCCCGAAGCGGTCCGCTACCTGCGGGCGTTCGGCGAGCTGCACGACGTGCTGCCGGACATCAACGGCGACCGCAGCCTGGGCTACACGCTGCAGCTGTACAGCATCGCCGACGGCGTCCGGCAGACCACCGCCTACACGAACCTGGCGAGGTGCAAGGGCAGGACCAACCTGCACGTCCTCAAGCACACCGTCGTCACTGAGATCCTGTTCGACGAGCTAAACAACGCCGTCGGAGTGAAGACCGTCGTGGGCGGCGACCGCGTCGTCACTCTCCGGGCGCGGCGGGAGGTCGTCGTGTCGGCCGGCGCCCTCAACACGCCCAAGCTCCTGATGCTCTCCGGCGTCGGGCCCAGGGACCACCTGGAGTCCCTCAACATTACGGTTCGGAGCGATCTGCCCGTCGGGCACAATTACAACGACCACATTGTGACGTTTACTTCCGTCGAACTAGACGATGACGAGGTGAAAGATCGACCCGTCGATCCTGCCACCCAACCGCTTCCTGCGTTTACTGGATACGTGGCTCTTCACTCGGGCCAAACGTATCCCGACTATCAAGCTATCAACTACATCGTTCCGAAGAGGTCGCCGGCTCCCGCTCAGTTTTGTGCGTTCGCCTTATCACAGGATCCAAGTATTTGCCAAAGTCTATTGGAAGCCAGTCGAAAGACAACTTTACTATCTGTTATCGCCCTCCTGCATCCGAAGTCCCGCGGCAGGGTGAGCCTGCGCAGCGCGGACTCCGCGGATCCACCGCGCGTATGCACGGGCACGTTCGCGCACGAAGACGACGCGGAGACGCTTGCGCGCGCGGCGCAGGACCACCTGCGCGTGCTGGAGACGGCGGAGTTCCGGCGGCTGAACGCGTCGTTGGTGGACCTGCGGCTGCGGGGCTGCGGCGCGGCGGACGCGCGCAGCCGCGAGTACTGGCGCTGCCACGTGCGGCGCGCGCGATCCACCATGTTCCACTACAGCGGCACGTGCGCGCTGGGCGCGGTGCTGGACGCGCGGCTGCGCGTGCGCGGCGTGGGGAGGCTGCGCGTGGCGGACGCCAGTGCCATGCCCGCGCTGGTGGGCGGCAACATCAACGCGCCCGTTATCGCGCTCGCCGAGAAGGCCGCTGACATCATAAAGGAGGATCACGCGGCCGTATCGTCCGCGTTTGATTTTTCTAGTATTAAAATGTTTGCTGCTCCGTTGTATTAA